The following proteins come from a genomic window of Camelina sativa cultivar DH55 unplaced genomic scaffold, Cs unpScaffold00801, whole genome shotgun sequence:
- the LOC104773946 gene encoding ABC transporter A family member 12-like produces the protein MVNPSPASFWTQANALLRKNLTYQRKHIWTNVRLILVPLFLCLLLLAIQKVLDSLLKSISDMSDCGSNAGLLGVNCAIPNPPLLPPMLQIPQDELRSVKADFFSYRDLPDKSCRVTGSCPVTILVTGDKLSLGKALSANIFTATSFVVNSSNLLPTLANNVLGSTVSAGKDNYEDPGFGYDIPIYSIQSSCSANSTWPLSIGQFHADVKCVQGLCLWRNNSIEVNDEIYKGSWRGNPAGMTNEVAAAYDLMSTDRKNFNVTIWYNSTYTDDLRVKLLRVPRSINLISNAYLKFLKGLGTNILFEFVKEVPKQETKNNQDIASMLGPLFFTWVVLLLFPVILTSLVYEKQERLRIIMKMHGLGDGPYWMISYAYFLTISMLYLITLVSFGSAIGLRFFRLNGYSIQFVFYFIYLNLQISIAFLFSSIFEKVKTVTVVAYILVYGTGLLGSFLFQKLIESESFPEEYIVGLELYPGFSLYRGLYEFSQFASRGTGMKWQDISDSGMSEIFYIMSVEWFLVLIVAFYIDQVFSSGKSPFFFLVNPFKKPSSLPRRPTVQRLDSKKVFIDMEKHDVTQEREKVQKLRNEGSTGHAILCDDLKKVYPGRDGNPPKMAVRGLYLSVPLGECFGMLGPNGAGKTSFISMMTGLLRPSSGTALVQGLDICKDMNKVYTSMGVCPQHDLLWETLTGREHLLFYGRLKNIKGSSLTHAVDESLKSVSLFDGGVGDKPAGNYSGGMKRRLSVAISLIGNPKVVYMDEPSTGLDPASRKNLWDVIKRAKQNTAIILTTHSMEEAEFLCDRLGIFVDGGLQCIGNSKELKSRYGGSYVFTMTTSSEHEEEVERLVKSVSPNAKKIYHLAGTQKFELPKQEVRIAEVFRSVEKAKSNFTVFAWGLADTTLEDVFIKVARTAQAFIPLS, from the exons ATGGTGAATCCTAGTCCGGCAAGTTTTTGGACGCAAGCCAATGCGTTACTTAGGAAGAACTTAACCTACCag AGGAAACACATATGGACGAATGTTCGGCTCATCCTGGTTCCACTTTTCCTCTGCTTACTTCTGCTGGCAATTCAAAAGGTTCTTGATTCTTTATTGAAGAGTATCTCTGATATGTCTGATTGTGGAAGCAACGCTGGTTTACTTGGTGTCAATTGTGCCATCCCGAACCCTCCATTGTTGCCTCCGATGTTGCAGATTCCACAAGATGAACTCCGTTCTGTTAAGGCCGATTTCTTTTCCTACAGAGACCTCCCTGACAAGTCATGCAGAGTAACAGGATCTTGTCCTGTAACGATACTTGTCACTGGTGATAAATTGTCCCTTGGAAAAGCTTTATCCGCGAATATCTTCACGGCCACTTCTTTTGTGGTTAATTCCTCCAACCTCTTGCCTACTTTAGCCAATAACGTTTTG GGTTCAACAGTTTCAGCAGGCAAAGACAATTATGAAGACCCAGGGTTTGGTTATGATATCCCTATTTACAGTATCCAATCTTCGTGCAGTGCAAACTCCACATGGCCACTCTCGATCGGACAATTTCATGCAG ATGTGAAGTGTGTTCAAGGGTTATGTCTCTGGAGAAATAACTCTATAGAGGTCAATGATGAAATTTACAAGGGTAGCTGGAGGGGAAACCCTGCGGGGATGACAAATGAGGTCGCTGCAG CATACGATCTCATGAGCACGGATAGGAAAAACTTCAATGTGACCATATGGTATAACTCAACCTACACTGATGATCTGAGAGTAAAGCTGCTCCGAGTTCCCCGCTCTATCAATCTG ATTTCAAATGCTTATCTTAAATTTCTAAAAGGATTAGggacaaatatattatttgagtTTGTCAAAGAAGTTCCaaaacaagaaactaaaaacaatcaaGACATTGCCTCCATGCTTGGCCCACTTTTCTTCACTTGggttgttcttcttttgtttccc GTGATCTTGACATCATTGGTGTATGAGAAACAAGAGCGTCTAAGaattataatgaaaatgcaCGGGCTAGGCGATGGTCCATATTGGATGATTTCATATGCCTATTTTCTCACCATATCTATGTTGTATCTTATTACTTTGGTGAGCTTCGGGTCTGCTATAGGACTCAGGTTCTTCCGCCTCAATGGCTATAGCATTCAGttcgttttctattttatatacttaaatCTGCAAATCTCCATTGCCTTTCTATTTTCTTCGATATTCGAAAAGGTTAAGACTGTAACAG TCGTTGCTTACATACTGGTCTACGGAACTGGGCTCTTAGGCAGCTTTCTTTTCCAAAAGCTGATTGAAAGTGAATCATTCCCCG AGGAATATATTGTTGGCTTGGAGTTGTATCCCGGATTTTCTCTATACCGCGGGTTGTATGAGTTCTCGCAATTTGCCTCCCGTGGAACTGGGATGAAGTGGCAAGATATCAGCGATAGCGGAATGAGTGAAATTTTCTATATCATGTCAGTAGAGTGGTTTCTTGTTCTCATTGTAGCCTTCTATATCGACCAAGTTTTCTCATCTGGAAAGtcccctttctttttcttggtgaACCCTTTCAAGAAACCTTCTTCCCTACCAAGGAGGCCTACTGTGCAAAGGCTGGATTCTAAAAAAGTCTTCATAGATATGGAAAAACATGATGTCACTCAAGAG aGGGAAAAGGTCCAAAAATTAAGGAATGAAGGTAGCACAGGGCATGCGATCTTGTGTGACGACCTAAAAAAGGTGTATCCAGGTAGAGATGGTAACCCGCCAAAAATGGCAGTAAGAGGGTTGTATCTAAGCGTGCCTTTAGGAGAATGCTTCGGCATGCTTGGACCTAATGGCGCTGGTAAAACTTCGTTCATCAGTATG ATGACCGGGCTCCTCAGACCGTCATCTGGAACAGCCTTGGTTCAGGGTTTGGATATATGCAAAGATATGAATAAAGTCTACACGAGCATGGGCGTATGCCCACAACATGA CCTGCTTTGGGAGACGCTAACAGGAAGGGAACATCTTCTCTTTTACGGGCGACTTAAAAATATAAAGGGCTCTAGTCTGACACAC GCTGTGGATGAATCTCTCAAAAGTGTCAGCCTTTTCGATGGAGGAGTTGGCGATAAACCTGCTGGTAATTACAGCGGAGGTATGAAAAGGAGGCTTAGCGTGGCCATATCGCTTATCGGGAACCCTAAG GTGGTTTATATGGATGAGCCAAGCACAGGACTTGATCCAGCCTCGAGGAAGAACTTATGGGATGTGATCAAGCgtgcaaaacaaaacacagcaaTAATTCTCACAA CTCACTCGATGGAAGAAGCCGAATTTCTATGCGACAGATTGGGAATTTTCGTAGATGGAGGCTTGCAATGCATAGGAAACTCCAAGGAACTGAAAAGCAGATATGGTGGATCATACGTGTTCACGATGACAACATCTTCAGAACATGAGGAAGAGGTAGAGAGATTGGTTAAATCTGTCTCTCCCAACGCAAAGAAGATATATCACCTTGCTGGTACTCAGAAATTCGAGCTCCCAAAGCAAGAGGTTCGGATTGCTGAGGTGTTTCGCTCTGTTGAAAAGGCCAAATCCAACTTCACAGTCTTTGCCTGGGGACTTGCCGATACAACTCTCGAAgatgtcttcatcaaagttgctAGAACTGCTCAAGCTTTTATTCCCTTGTCTTAA
- the LOC104773947 gene encoding ABC transporter A family member 11-like — protein MILQEGLPLLYQQFTALFRKNLLLSWRNKRAMFLQIFSSFFFILLIFGIEEAMKASEASSSAYKNVTDPTLMVFPPILPCEDKFFVELPCYDFVWSGNQSRRVNDIVSAIMANNPGRPIPTNKVQSFKEPNEVDAWLLSHPLQVPGALHFVERNATVISYGIQTNSSAERKRGQTEDPTFKFLVPLQVAAEREIARSLIGDPKFSWGFGFKEFARPAIIGESVSTISVMGPVFFLAFSMFGFVLQLGSLVTEKELKLRQAMTMMGVYDSAYWLSWLLWEGILTFVSSLFLVLFGMMFRFDFFLNNSFLVVFLLFLLFQFNMIGLAFAISSFIRKSSSATTVGFLVFLIGFITQIVSATGFPYSSAYAVSRRVMWSLFPPNTFSAGLKILLDATSTPTTPGISWSKRAVCEGNQPTCVISINIVYQWLLGTFLFWFGLAIYFDNIIPNASGVRKPIFYFFAPGYWTGKGGNKVEEGSIFSCIGSVPPAEHHTPEDKDVLEEETEVKQQAMDGIVDPNIAVQIHGLVKTYPGTTKLGCCKCTKTSPFHAVKGLWLNIAKDQLFCLLGPNGAGKTTSISCLTGINPVTGGDGKYLLDLSKFSKHF, from the exons ATGATTTTGCAAGAAGGCTTGCCGCTTCTCTACCAGCAGTTCACGGCGTTGTTTAGGAAGAATCTATTGCTTTCATGGCGAAACAAGAGAGCCATGTTTCTTCAAAtattctcttccttcttcttcatccttctcATATTTGGTATAGAGGAAGCCATGAAGGCAAGCGAAGCATCCTCATCAGCGTACAAGAATGTCACTGATCCTACACTAATGGTTTTCCCGCCGATTCTTCCTTGTGAGGACAAGTTCTTTGTGGAGCTCCCTTGTTATGACTTCGTGTGGAGTGGGAACCAAAGTCGTCGCGTGAATGATATAGTCTCTGCAATTATGGCTAACAATCCAGGGAGACCAATTCCAACCAACAAG GTTCAATCGTTCAAGGAGCCAAACGAGGTAGATGCATGGCTTCTTTCACATCCGTTGCAAGTTCCAGGAGCTTTACATTTTGTGGAAAGGAATGCTACAGTAATCAGCTATGGTATTCAAACAAATTCGTCGGCGGAGAGAAAACGTGGTCAGACTGAAGATCCAACGTTTAAGTTCCTTGTTCCTCTTCAAGTCGCTGCAGAGCGTGAAATCGCAAGGTCCTTGATTGGAG atccAAAGTTTAGTTGGGGTTTTGGATTTAAGGAATTTGCGCGTCCAGCTATCATAGGTGAAAGTGTCTCTACAATCTCAGTCATGGGACCAGTGTTCTTTCTTGCTTTCTccatgtttggttttgttctccAACTCGGTTCCCTTGTTACCGAGAAAGAGCTAAAACTTCGGCAGGCAATGACAATGATGGGTGTTTATGATTCTGCATACTGGTTGTCATGGCTCTTATGGGAAGGAATCCTTACCTTTGTCTCCTCACTTTTCTTGGTCCTCTTCGGAATGATGtttcgttttgattttttcttgaaCAACAGTTTTCTTGTTGTCTTCctactttttttgctttttcagtTTAATATG ATTGGCCTTGCATTCGCGATATCATCTTTCATTAGGAAATCATCTTCAGCAACAACTGTCGGTTTCCTTGTGTTTCTGATTGGTTTTATAACACAG ATTGTATCAGCTACTGGATTCCCTTATTCCAGCGCATATGCAGTTTCTCGCCGGGTGATGTGGTCTCTTTTTCCACCCAACACCTTTTCTGCGGGCCTTAAGATTCTTCTTGATGCAACCTCAACTCCCACAACCCCTGGAATTAGTTGGAGTAAAAGAGCCGTATGTGAAGGGAACCAACCAACTTGTGTAATTTCTATT aACATTGTATACCAGTGGCTTCTTGGGACATTCCTGTTCTGGTTCGGTCTGGCTATCTATTTTGACAATATAATTCCCAACGCGTCCGGTGTAAGAAAACCAATCTTCTACTTTTTCGCACCTGGTTATTGGACTGGCAAAGGAGGCAACAAAGTGGAAG AAGGTAGCATTTTTAGCTGTATTGGTTCAGTTCCACCTGCGGAGCATCATACGCCAGAGGACAAAGATGTGCTTGAAGAAGAGACAGAAGTTAAACAACAAGCAATGGATGGAATAGTTGATCCTAACATTGCAGTCCAGATACATGGTCTTGTGAAAACATATCCTGGAACAACAAAGCTTGGATGCTGCAAATGCACGAAAACTTCGCCTTTTCATGCTGTAAAG ggtttgtgGTTGAATATTGCCAAAGATCAGTTGTTTTGTCTTCTTGGACCCAATGGCGCAGGGAAAACAACTTCTATTAGTTGTTTGACTGGCATTAACCCAGTTACTGGTGGTGATGGTAAGTATCTGTTAGACTTAAGCAAATTCTCGAAGCATTTTTAA